In one window of Micromonospora cathayae DNA:
- a CDS encoding glycosyltransferase: MDTATGPQQLGGPDNARPPRLSVVVPTRNEAENIPLLIKRLAPLVVPLGAEILVVDDSDDDTPDALSRAAVDAPLPVRLLHRPASARTGGLSGAVLLGAEHARGEWIMVMDADLQHPPESAAMLATVAMRHDVDVVIGTRYAGNGSREGLDGVFREATSSWATRLVKSMFPRRLATVSDPMSGLFAFRRSAVRLDRMNPVGFKVLLELLVRHPGARVAEVAYEMATRHAGRSKASLREGANFLRHLSRLRGQRLVGQIRTRPRTLRDRLHELGRLVAFGLIGLSGMVVNTAALWFFYEPAQLHHLLGAALATQLSTTWNFLLVDNLIYRRQRRAGLAARASRFFLLNNVLLLLRLPVLQVLVWAGVGVLAANAVTLVALFLLRFVVNDRVIYTADDRGRRDPVRMLVSVDGTEARSAPSRRRYQYLKYRYDIAGVVTIGSQIRLPELEFFRAQWVAGADVDIAVRVADVGGRGPQRRAAMTQYASQSVLRYEEQLGRLGANFRIQLGPPIDIQVGPLLARSPHVVYTNIIEALLRFVMVSRGHMLLHSACVTLDGVGVMLSALTDTGKTATVLRLLRDHGGLFLSDDMTIVRPDGVAFCFPKPLTISAHTLRAVQAQDLTPQEWRRLQLQSRLHSKGGRSLALTLARFNLPIMGINAITQLVVPPPKYSVDRLVPCRMGTSTRVEELFVIERGAPGIGDLDHAETVNRMIDNTDDAYGFPPFRYLAPSITIAGQGYAQLREREREILAGFLSNVRSRVISSDCFGWADDIPRLLRAERGEAPTSAVVPSPVWPHWDAHLASAGGAV, encoded by the coding sequence GTGGATACGGCGACCGGACCGCAGCAACTGGGCGGACCCGACAACGCCCGGCCGCCCCGGCTGAGCGTCGTCGTGCCCACCCGGAACGAGGCGGAGAACATCCCGCTGCTGATCAAACGGCTGGCCCCGCTGGTCGTCCCGCTCGGCGCGGAGATCCTCGTGGTCGACGACAGCGACGACGACACCCCGGACGCGCTGTCCCGGGCCGCCGTCGACGCCCCGCTGCCGGTCCGCCTGCTGCACCGTCCGGCGTCCGCGCGTACCGGCGGACTCAGCGGCGCGGTGCTGCTCGGCGCGGAACACGCCCGCGGCGAATGGATCATGGTGATGGACGCGGACCTCCAGCACCCGCCGGAGTCCGCCGCGATGCTCGCCACCGTCGCCATGCGGCACGACGTGGACGTGGTGATCGGCACCCGGTACGCCGGCAACGGCTCCCGGGAGGGACTGGACGGCGTGTTCCGCGAGGCCACCTCGTCCTGGGCCACCCGGCTGGTCAAGAGCATGTTCCCGCGCCGGCTCGCCACCGTCAGCGACCCGATGAGTGGACTGTTCGCCTTCCGCCGGTCCGCCGTCCGGCTGGACCGGATGAACCCGGTCGGCTTCAAGGTCCTGCTGGAGCTGCTGGTCCGCCACCCGGGGGCCCGGGTCGCCGAGGTCGCGTACGAGATGGCGACCCGGCACGCCGGCCGGTCCAAGGCGTCCCTGCGGGAGGGGGCGAACTTCCTGCGTCACCTGTCCCGGCTGCGTGGTCAGCGGCTGGTCGGCCAGATCCGCACCCGCCCCCGCACCCTGCGGGACCGGCTGCACGAACTGGGCCGGCTGGTGGCCTTCGGCCTGATCGGGCTCTCCGGCATGGTGGTGAACACCGCCGCGCTGTGGTTCTTCTACGAACCCGCCCAACTGCACCACCTGCTCGGCGCGGCGCTCGCCACCCAGCTCTCCACCACCTGGAACTTCCTGCTGGTCGACAACCTGATCTACCGCCGGCAGCGCCGCGCCGGCCTGGCCGCCCGGGCCAGCCGCTTCTTCCTGCTCAACAACGTCCTGCTGCTGCTGCGCCTGCCGGTGCTCCAGGTGCTGGTCTGGGCGGGCGTCGGGGTGCTGGCCGCCAACGCGGTCACCCTGGTCGCGCTCTTCCTGCTCCGCTTCGTGGTCAACGACCGGGTCATCTACACCGCCGACGACCGGGGCCGACGTGACCCGGTCCGGATGCTGGTCAGCGTGGACGGCACCGAGGCGCGGTCCGCCCCGTCCCGCCGCCGCTACCAGTACCTCAAGTACCGGTACGACATCGCCGGCGTGGTCACCATCGGCTCCCAGATCCGCCTGCCCGAACTGGAGTTCTTCCGTGCGCAGTGGGTGGCCGGTGCCGACGTGGACATCGCCGTCCGGGTCGCCGACGTGGGTGGCCGCGGCCCGCAGCGCCGCGCGGCGATGACCCAGTACGCCAGCCAGTCGGTGCTCCGGTACGAGGAGCAGCTGGGCCGGCTCGGCGCGAACTTCCGCATCCAGCTCGGACCACCGATCGACATCCAGGTCGGCCCGCTGCTGGCCCGGTCCCCGCACGTGGTCTACACCAACATCATCGAGGCGCTGCTGCGCTTCGTGATGGTGTCCCGGGGCCACATGCTGCTGCACTCGGCCTGCGTCACCCTCGACGGCGTCGGCGTGATGCTCTCCGCGCTGACCGACACCGGCAAGACCGCCACCGTGCTGCGGCTGCTGCGCGACCACGGCGGGCTGTTCCTCTCCGACGACATGACCATCGTCCGGCCGGACGGCGTCGCCTTCTGCTTCCCGAAGCCGCTGACCATCAGCGCGCACACGCTCCGCGCGGTGCAGGCCCAGGACCTCACCCCGCAGGAGTGGCGGCGGTTGCAGTTGCAGAGCCGGCTGCACTCCAAGGGCGGCCGGTCGCTGGCGTTGACGCTGGCCCGGTTCAACCTGCCGATCATGGGCATCAACGCGATCACCCAACTGGTGGTCCCGCCGCCGAAGTACAGCGTGGACCGGCTCGTGCCGTGCCGGATGGGCACCAGCACCCGGGTCGAGGAACTGTTCGTGATCGAGCGTGGCGCGCCCGGCATCGGCGACCTGGACCACGCCGAGACGGTGAACCGGATGATCGACAACACCGACGACGCGTACGGCTTCCCGCCGTTCCGGTACCTCGCCCCGTCGATCACCATCGCCGGGCAGGGGTACGCCCAGCTCCGCGAACGGGAGCGGGAGATCCTGGCCGGCTTCCTGTCGAACGTCCGCAGCCGGGTGATCTCCTCCGACTGCTTCGGCTGGGCCGACGACATCCCCCGGCTGCTCCGCGCCGAGCGGGGCGAGGCGCCCACCAGCGCCGTCGTGCCGTCGCCGGTGTGGCCGCACTGGGACGCCCACCTGGCGAGCGCCGGGGGCGCGGTGTGA
- a CDS encoding ArnT family glycosyltransferase, giving the protein MSVTGTPSATPPGQRGETLPLPAPGRDDTPAPARPEPEATRRRWAALGILAAIAALATFVRAWQLDALGFNSDEAVYAGQAASLAGNPRYAELFPVFRAHPMLFQAILSPFFRTGEVDLAGRAVVVAFGVATVLAVYPLGVRLYGRRVGLVAALLLAVMPYHVLVTRQVLLDGPMVFFATLTLYCLVRFVQQQRLGWYLATAAMLGLTMLTKETSVILAGSVYAFLALTPMVRRPVRITLVALPVLAAVFAVHPVSQALAGRSSTGRNYLVWQLFRRPNHPMGFYLENVPTAVGLLVLVVALAGLLWARRRASWRETLLLCWIAVPVVFFQLWPVKGFQYLLPAAVPLVVLAARGLVTLPVPGRFPALARRTPQLRLAAVAVVAASLLWPCWDAVNHAGRATFLAGSGGVPGGREAGRWLAGNTPEGSVIMTVGPSMANIVRYYGSRQSYGLSVSPNPLHRNPSYTPLLNPDASLRANDLHYVVWDSFSARRSEYFSEKLLTLVRRYHGRVVHTEYLDGPDRTPVIIIYEVRP; this is encoded by the coding sequence GTGAGCGTCACCGGTACCCCCTCCGCCACGCCCCCCGGGCAGCGCGGCGAAACCCTGCCGCTGCCGGCGCCCGGCCGCGACGACACCCCGGCACCGGCCCGGCCGGAACCGGAGGCCACCCGCCGTCGCTGGGCGGCGCTCGGCATCCTGGCCGCGATCGCCGCGCTGGCCACCTTCGTCCGCGCGTGGCAGCTCGACGCCCTCGGCTTCAACAGCGACGAGGCGGTGTACGCCGGCCAGGCCGCGTCCCTGGCCGGCAACCCCCGGTACGCCGAACTGTTCCCGGTGTTCCGCGCCCACCCGATGCTCTTCCAGGCCATCCTGTCGCCGTTCTTCCGGACCGGCGAGGTGGACCTGGCCGGCCGGGCGGTGGTGGTGGCCTTCGGGGTCGCCACCGTGCTCGCGGTCTACCCCCTGGGCGTACGCCTCTACGGCCGGCGGGTCGGGCTGGTCGCCGCGCTGCTGCTGGCCGTCATGCCGTACCACGTGCTGGTCACCCGGCAGGTGCTGCTGGACGGGCCGATGGTGTTCTTCGCGACGCTGACCCTGTACTGCCTGGTCCGGTTCGTGCAGCAGCAGCGGCTCGGCTGGTACCTCGCCACCGCGGCGATGCTCGGCCTGACCATGCTGACCAAGGAGACCAGCGTCATCCTGGCCGGCAGCGTGTACGCGTTCCTGGCGCTCACCCCGATGGTGCGCCGGCCGGTCCGGATCACCCTGGTGGCCCTGCCGGTGCTGGCGGCGGTCTTCGCGGTCCACCCGGTCTCGCAGGCCCTCGCCGGGCGCAGCAGCACCGGGCGGAACTACCTGGTCTGGCAGCTGTTCCGCCGACCCAACCACCCGATGGGGTTCTACCTGGAGAACGTGCCCACCGCGGTCGGGCTGCTGGTGCTGGTGGTGGCGCTCGCCGGCCTGCTCTGGGCGCGGCGGCGCGCCTCCTGGCGGGAGACGCTGCTGCTGTGCTGGATCGCCGTACCGGTGGTGTTCTTCCAGCTCTGGCCGGTGAAGGGCTTCCAGTACCTGCTGCCGGCCGCCGTACCGCTGGTGGTGCTGGCCGCCCGGGGCCTGGTCACCCTGCCGGTGCCCGGCCGGTTCCCGGCGCTGGCCCGGCGGACCCCGCAGCTGCGGCTGGCCGCCGTCGCGGTGGTCGCGGCCAGCCTGCTCTGGCCCTGCTGGGACGCGGTCAACCACGCCGGCCGGGCCACCTTCCTGGCCGGTTCCGGCGGGGTGCCCGGCGGCCGGGAGGCCGGCCGTTGGCTGGCCGGGAACACCCCGGAGGGCTCGGTGATCATGACCGTCGGCCCGTCCATGGCGAACATCGTCCGCTACTACGGCAGCCGGCAGAGCTACGGACTCTCGGTGAGCCCGAACCCGCTGCACCGCAACCCGTCCTACACGCCGCTGCTCAACCCGGACGCCTCACTGCGCGCCAACGACCTGCACTACGTCGTCTGGGACTCGTTCTCCGCGCGGCGCTCGGAGTACTTCTCCGAGAAGCTGCTGACCCTGGTCCGCCGATACCACGGCCGGGTGGTGCACACCGAGTACCTCGACGGCCCCGACCGGACCCCCGTGATCATCATCTACGAGGTGCGACCGTGA